One Campylobacter concisus DNA window includes the following coding sequences:
- a CDS encoding 50S ribosomal protein L11 methyltransferase, translating into MKDKFYELSIKTSNFYDEILELVFSFGVTCVEELDHEIIIREEYDLKDIAWGIEEYAKGLSSVRKISNDLKISLNLKENKDWLGEYKKAVKPILVDKIYVRPSWEEPLNGVTNIIIDPALAFGSGHHESTNSCLQLLQKYAKSGNTTLDVGCGSGILSIALAKLGCKVDACDTDEQATQSSLSNAELNGIKFNKIWTGSIANLEQKYDIVVANIIADVIFMLSNDLKKSLKKGGYLVLSGILNKYEDRIKDTFKDLELIEIKQSNDWSSFVYKEIDE; encoded by the coding sequence ATGAAAGATAAATTCTACGAATTAAGCATAAAAACATCAAATTTTTATGATGAAATTTTAGAGCTAGTTTTCTCTTTTGGAGTTACCTGTGTTGAAGAGCTAGATCACGAGATCATCATCAGGGAAGAGTATGATCTAAAAGATATAGCTTGGGGTATTGAAGAGTATGCAAAAGGGCTCTCTAGTGTTCGTAAAATTTCAAATGATTTAAAAATTTCTCTTAATTTAAAAGAAAATAAAGACTGGCTAGGTGAATATAAAAAGGCAGTTAAGCCTATTTTGGTTGATAAAATTTATGTTAGACCTAGCTGGGAAGAGCCACTTAATGGCGTAACAAATATCATAATTGACCCAGCTCTAGCCTTTGGCTCAGGGCACCATGAAAGCACAAATTCTTGCTTGCAGCTTTTACAAAAATATGCAAAAAGTGGCAATACTACTTTAGACGTGGGCTGCGGAAGTGGAATTTTAAGTATCGCCTTGGCAAAGCTTGGTTGCAAGGTCGATGCTTGCGATACAGACGAGCAAGCTACACAAAGTTCACTTAGTAACGCTGAGTTAAATGGGATTAAATTTAATAAAATTTGGACAGGCTCTATCGCGAATTTAGAGCAAAAATATGACATTGTTGTAGCAAATATCATCGCTGATGTCATTTTTATGCTCTCAAATGACTTAAAAAAATCGCTTAAAAAAGGCGGCTACTTGGTATTGTCAGGAATTTTAAACAAATACGAAGATAGGATTAAAGATACGTTTAAGGATTTGGAGCTAATTGAGATAAAACAAAGTAACGATTGGAGCAGCTTTGTTTATAAGGAAATAGATGAATAA
- a CDS encoding chemotaxis response regulator CheY produces the protein MKILVVDDSSTMRRIIKNTLQRLGHQEILEAEHGLEAWNILTQNEGIEVLITDWNMPEMNGLELVKKVRAEQKYVDMPIIMVTTEGGKAEVITALKAGVNNYIVKPFTPQVLKEKLEDVLG, from the coding sequence GTGAAGATTTTGGTTGTAGATGACAGTTCAACAATGAGAAGAATCATAAAAAATACTTTACAAAGGTTAGGACATCAAGAAATTCTTGAGGCTGAGCACGGTCTTGAGGCCTGGAATATCTTAACTCAAAATGAAGGTATCGAAGTTCTTATCACTGATTGGAACATGCCTGAGATGAATGGCCTTGAGCTTGTTAAAAAGGTAAGGGCTGAGCAAAAATATGTTGATATGCCTATCATAATGGTAACAACAGAGGGCGGAAAAGCCGAAGTTATAACAGCTTTAAAAGCAGGTGTTAATAACTACATCGTTAAACCTTTTACGCCACAAGTCTTAAAAGAGAAGCTTGAAGACGTTCTTGGTTAA
- the hisA gene encoding 1-(5-phosphoribosyl)-5-[(5-phosphoribosylamino)methylideneamino]imidazole-4-carboxamide isomerase: MEIFPAIDLKEGQAVRLSKGLMQSAKIYSNEPSELAKKFEDYGAKWLHVVDLDGAFAGETINFKTIEKITKATNLSVQVGGGIRDEERIKRYLDLGVSRVILGSVALRDPEFTAKMAEIYRVVVGIDAKDGYVAVQGWGEISNIKAVDLARKFADVGVEAVICTDINKDGMLGGVNVEFSLQIARNSKLETIASGGVSDINDILMLKATNEISGVIVGKAYYEGLLDLKEAFKLLR, encoded by the coding sequence ATGGAAATTTTTCCAGCGATTGATTTAAAAGAGGGACAAGCAGTTAGGCTAAGCAAAGGTCTTATGCAAAGTGCAAAAATTTATAGTAACGAGCCAAGTGAACTTGCTAAGAAATTTGAAGATTATGGCGCAAAATGGCTTCATGTGGTTGATCTAGACGGTGCATTTGCTGGAGAGACGATAAATTTTAAAACAATTGAAAAAATTACAAAGGCTACAAATTTAAGCGTCCAAGTGGGTGGTGGCATAAGAGATGAAGAGCGAATAAAACGCTATTTAGACCTTGGAGTTAGCAGAGTGATCCTTGGCTCAGTTGCTCTTAGAGATCCAGAATTTACAGCAAAAATGGCTGAAATTTATAGAGTTGTAGTTGGTATTGATGCAAAAGATGGCTACGTGGCCGTGCAAGGCTGGGGCGAGATCTCAAATATAAAAGCAGTCGATCTTGCAAGAAAATTTGCAGATGTTGGCGTGGAAGCTGTGATTTGCACTGATATTAACAAGGATGGAATGCTTGGCGGAGTTAATGTTGAGTTTAGCTTGCAAATAGCTAGAAATAGTAAGCTTGAGACAATAGCAAGTGGTGGCGTGAGTGATATAAATGATATTTTGATGCTAAAAGCCACAAATGAGATTAGTGGCGTAATAGTTGGGAAAGCCTACTATGAGGGGTTGCTTGACTTAAAAGAGGCCTTTAAACTACTTAGATAG